A single genomic interval of Amblyomma americanum isolate KBUSLIRL-KWMA chromosome 11, ASM5285725v1, whole genome shotgun sequence harbors:
- the LOC144110061 gene encoding uncharacterized protein LOC144110061 isoform X1: MTVEYEAMPLLLLAIFGEDKELFYKLTEEMASDDDLGDLPSCPFICAKGWTFLTANSYTICVDTHPVLHASKPDEAFKLLFFAHFAFNIQYQKETSLCLEFTQRAIAGINPARGTKVQKNGGKQHCL; this comes from the exons ATGACAGTTGAATACGAAGCCATGCCACTACTACTGCTCGCAATCTTCGGAGAAGACAAAGAGCTGTTCTACAAGCTAACAGAG GAGATGGCCAGCGACGATGACTTGGGGGATCTGCCAAGCTGTCCTTTCATCTGCGCGAAAG GATGGACTTTTCTCACTGCTAATTCATACACAATCTGCGTGGACACCCATCCAGTGCTTCATGCATCGAAGCCAGACGAGGCCTTCAAGCTGCTGTTCTTTGCCCATTTTGCTTTTAACATCCAGTACCAGAAGGAGACGAGCCTGTGCTTGGAATTCACACAGAG ggctattgcaggtattaatcctgcaagaggaacaaaggtgcaaaagaatggcgggaAGCAGCACTGCCTGTAA
- the LOC144110061 gene encoding uncharacterized protein LOC144110061 isoform X2, protein MKRGLVSSCIDLFVSFGKEMASDDDLGDLPSCPFICAKGWTFLTANSYTICVDTHPVLHASKPDEAFKLLFFAHFAFNIQYQKETSLCLEFTQRAIAGINPARGTKVQKNGGKQHCL, encoded by the exons ATGAAGAGGGGTTTGGTGTCTTCGTGCATCGATTTATTCGTTTCATTTGGAAAG GAGATGGCCAGCGACGATGACTTGGGGGATCTGCCAAGCTGTCCTTTCATCTGCGCGAAAG GATGGACTTTTCTCACTGCTAATTCATACACAATCTGCGTGGACACCCATCCAGTGCTTCATGCATCGAAGCCAGACGAGGCCTTCAAGCTGCTGTTCTTTGCCCATTTTGCTTTTAACATCCAGTACCAGAAGGAGACGAGCCTGTGCTTGGAATTCACACAGAG ggctattgcaggtattaatcctgcaagaggaacaaaggtgcaaaagaatggcgggaAGCAGCACTGCCTGTAA